A genomic stretch from Arthrobacter sp. KBS0702 includes:
- a CDS encoding dihydrofolate reductase family protein, whose protein sequence is MRKIILALQVSLDGYMEGPNRDIDWHLVDDELHGHFNEELRTMGAFLDGRITYELMAAYWPTADRDPSSTPAEAEFAGIWREMPKIVYSKTLERADWNTTVAREVVVEEVLELKAQAGGDLALGGAQLADSFRRLGLIDEYWIYIHPVLLGRGTPLFKPSDSRTALTLAETRTFGNGVLRLRYTS, encoded by the coding sequence ATGCGGAAGATCATCCTTGCCCTGCAGGTCTCCCTGGACGGGTATATGGAAGGCCCCAACCGGGACATTGACTGGCACCTGGTGGACGACGAACTCCACGGCCACTTCAACGAGGAGCTCCGCACCATGGGTGCCTTCCTCGACGGCCGCATCACCTATGAGCTGATGGCCGCCTACTGGCCGACAGCGGACCGGGACCCCTCCAGCACGCCGGCCGAGGCCGAGTTCGCGGGGATCTGGCGGGAGATGCCCAAGATCGTCTACTCCAAAACCCTGGAGCGCGCCGATTGGAACACAACAGTGGCGCGCGAGGTCGTCGTCGAGGAGGTGCTGGAACTAAAGGCGCAGGCAGGCGGCGACCTGGCCTTGGGCGGCGCCCAACTGGCAGACAGCTTCCGCCGGCTCGGACTCATCGACGAATACTGGATCTACATCCATCCGGTGCTGCTGGGGCGCGGCACACCGCTCTTCAAGCCCTCGGACAGCCGGACCGCGCTCACACTCGCCGAAACGAGGACGTTCGGCAACGGTGTGCTCCGGCTCCGCTACACCAGCTGA
- a CDS encoding NlpC/P60 family protein — MTSSTTAARHRSDAPAGRTSAFSVKPGTVGRQAAVIMAASGLVLTSGMAANAAAAPAERDTAPASSVDVASKVSAPVTADSAVQISFDRPAVATTPAPVIEQPKPVAAPVAPAAPAAPAVAQAPAAPKITVQAAVAPAPAAGGINAAMLSAAYSQIGITQDCTAMVEKALGAAGIPVGDLGPQQFMNYGKVVADPQPGDMIVQSGHVAIYAGNGQAISGGMNGSNQTISHPLSWLTATGGVTFVRAGA; from the coding sequence ATGACTTCAAGCACTACTGCTGCGCGCCATCGTTCCGACGCCCCTGCCGGACGGACCTCGGCATTTTCGGTTAAGCCAGGCACAGTGGGCCGCCAGGCCGCAGTTATTATGGCCGCCTCCGGCCTCGTCCTGACGAGCGGCATGGCTGCCAACGCGGCCGCCGCACCCGCAGAACGCGACACCGCCCCCGCATCCTCCGTCGACGTCGCGAGCAAGGTCTCCGCACCGGTGACTGCTGATTCCGCCGTGCAGATCAGCTTCGACCGCCCGGCGGTGGCAACCACGCCGGCACCGGTGATCGAGCAGCCCAAGCCCGTCGCTGCGCCGGTCGCGCCCGCTGCGCCCGCCGCGCCCGCCGTCGCTCAGGCGCCGGCCGCGCCGAAGATCACCGTCCAGGCAGCCGTTGCCCCGGCCCCGGCGGCCGGCGGAATCAACGCCGCGATGCTCTCGGCCGCCTATAGCCAGATCGGCATCACCCAGGACTGCACTGCCATGGTCGAGAAGGCCCTTGGCGCTGCCGGCATCCCGGTTGGTGACCTGGGTCCCCAGCAGTTCATGAACTACGGCAAGGTTGTGGCCGACCCGCAGCCCGGCGACATGATCGTCCAGTCCGGCCACGTCGCCATCTACGCCGGCAACGGCCAGGCGATCAGCGGCGGCATGAACGGATCCAACCAGACGATCTCGCACCCGCTGTCCTGGCTCACGGCCACCGGCGGCGTGACCTTCGTCCGCGCCGGGGCGTAG
- a CDS encoding DNA alkylation repair protein has protein sequence MSEAGDFIDAALQRESSWQRAEEAQARFGPELGSYGASVGAVRGAVRDALRRYRHLGRDGITALSSELWAVPVFERRLAAVVLLQSRLAELDNSDLTRIEGFLRTARLRELADPLAVDVVGPLIAGLDGLSRSRAEAVLERWLQDPDPWLRRSALLAPLRGLRAGGGDWEGFARQAKGTLAHGPGTAADTAVGTQDGGGGLVREAVHRVLADVGKNRPGLRL, from the coding sequence ATGAGCGAGGCCGGTGACTTCATTGACGCGGCGCTGCAGCGGGAGAGTTCCTGGCAGCGGGCCGAGGAGGCGCAGGCCCGCTTCGGTCCGGAACTCGGGTCCTATGGTGCATCAGTCGGTGCCGTCCGGGGCGCGGTCCGGGATGCGCTCCGACGCTACCGGCACCTCGGCCGCGACGGGATCACGGCGCTGAGCTCGGAATTGTGGGCGGTGCCCGTCTTCGAACGCCGTCTCGCCGCCGTTGTCCTGCTGCAGTCCCGCCTCGCTGAATTGGACAACTCGGACCTGACCCGGATCGAGGGCTTCCTGCGCACCGCGCGCCTTCGCGAGCTGGCAGATCCGCTGGCCGTCGACGTCGTCGGGCCGCTCATCGCCGGCCTTGACGGCCTCAGCCGGAGCCGGGCGGAGGCCGTCCTGGAACGGTGGCTGCAGGACCCAGACCCTTGGCTGCGCCGCTCAGCCCTGCTGGCGCCGCTGCGCGGACTCCGTGCCGGGGGCGGCGACTGGGAGGGCTTTGCGCGGCAAGCCAAGGGAACACTGGCCCACGGTCCTGGCACTGCGGCGGACACCGCCGTCGGGACCCAGGACGGCGGTGGTGGCCTGGTCCGCGAAGCGGTGCACCGGGTGCTTGCGGACGTGGGCAAGAATCGCCCGGGGCTGCGGCTGTAG
- a CDS encoding anti-sigma factor: protein MDHLDDDLLDLLALGERPATESEARHLAGCAACSSTLEALQHTVFVATVNPEHVELEAPASHNWAAIHAALGLSPSLAGDPLGGPAPGPAAEGAGPADPAAPGGDILADPGSRPSARRQRGGRQGGGSFPQRGPWLLGAAAGILLGAAGAWTALTILGPGAPPVAAPSPSRPTAVVIAQTALAPLAGHSASGSARVEDLPDGSRQLVISLPEEKLTGFREVWVGSADLSKMVSLGVLGQGTRSFVLPGRLNLADYPVLDISNEPYDGNPAHSAESIARGKFAAQG, encoded by the coding sequence ATGGATCATCTTGACGACGATCTCCTTGACTTGCTGGCGCTCGGCGAACGGCCGGCTACCGAGTCGGAAGCTCGCCACCTGGCCGGCTGCGCCGCATGCTCCTCGACGCTTGAGGCGCTGCAACATACCGTGTTCGTCGCTACCGTCAATCCCGAGCACGTCGAACTGGAAGCGCCCGCCAGCCACAACTGGGCCGCCATTCATGCGGCCCTGGGGCTCTCCCCGTCCCTGGCCGGCGACCCACTCGGCGGTCCTGCCCCCGGTCCTGCGGCCGAGGGCGCCGGGCCCGCAGACCCCGCTGCGCCTGGCGGGGATATCCTGGCTGACCCCGGATCCCGGCCGAGCGCCCGGCGGCAACGAGGCGGCCGCCAAGGTGGCGGTAGCTTCCCGCAACGGGGACCATGGCTCCTCGGTGCCGCCGCCGGAATCCTGCTTGGCGCTGCCGGGGCCTGGACAGCCCTGACCATCCTCGGCCCCGGTGCGCCGCCGGTGGCCGCACCCAGCCCGTCCCGGCCCACCGCTGTCGTCATCGCCCAGACTGCACTCGCTCCGCTGGCCGGACACTCGGCCAGTGGAAGCGCCCGGGTGGAGGATCTTCCCGACGGCTCCCGGCAGCTGGTCATCAGCCTTCCGGAGGAGAAACTTACGGGCTTCCGCGAGGTCTGGGTGGGATCCGCCGACCTGTCCAAAATGGTCAGCCTGGGGGTCTTGGGCCAGGGGACCCGGTCCTTCGTCCTGCCGGGGAGACTGAACCTGGCGGACTACCCGGTGTTGGATATCTCCAATGAGCCCTACGACGGGAATCCGGCCCATTCTGCCGAGAGCATCGCACGCGGAAAGTTCGCCGCGCAGGGGTGA
- a CDS encoding RNA polymerase sigma factor encodes MEAADREWNVAIDHAFAAGEERALAEAYRRLGPLIHTLALRALREHGAADDVTQEVFIRAWKSRTSYRPEASRLPAWLIGITRNAISDALSARSRRRDVERAALRLVNDPQPGADRPNADALADRFTLEDELERLGHPQTAIMRLAFFEDLTHDQISSRLNLPLGTVKSHIRRSLARLRSRLEVEHGSS; translated from the coding sequence ATGGAGGCTGCCGATCGTGAATGGAACGTTGCCATTGACCACGCCTTCGCCGCGGGCGAGGAACGGGCGCTCGCTGAGGCATATCGCAGACTGGGGCCCCTCATTCACACGCTGGCGCTGAGAGCGCTGCGCGAGCATGGCGCCGCCGACGACGTCACCCAGGAGGTCTTCATTCGCGCCTGGAAATCGCGGACCAGCTATCGCCCCGAGGCATCACGTCTGCCCGCCTGGCTGATCGGGATCACCCGCAACGCCATCTCCGATGCTTTGTCCGCCCGGTCCCGCCGGCGGGACGTTGAACGTGCCGCCCTGCGCCTGGTCAACGACCCGCAGCCCGGCGCCGACCGGCCGAACGCCGACGCACTGGCGGACCGCTTCACGCTGGAAGACGAGCTCGAGCGACTGGGACACCCGCAAACTGCCATCATGCGGTTGGCATTCTTCGAAGACCTGACCCACGACCAGATCTCGTCCCGGCTCAACCTTCCACTCGGCACGGTCAAGAGTCATATCCGCCGCAGTCTCGCCCGGTTGCGGTCACGGCTGGAGGTGGAACATGGATCATCTTGA
- a CDS encoding DUF4397 domain-containing protein yields MHTKSLSAAAGALTLLAGLTFAAPAQANAKHHDHDTAKLSVLHGVPGLTVDVWVDGKLTLDNFTPGSLAGPLDIREGEHKIAITGADATSADNPVIGPVEVDLKEGRDYTAVAHLTADGKPTATLFKNDTSASPDGKGKLTVRHVAAAPAVDVLAGGKAVIRGLENPHEKKLTLKAGTISASVAAAGSTEALIGPADVKVSKGKNTIVYAWGSLSDNNLGVAVQVVKSSRHDD; encoded by the coding sequence ATGCACACGAAATCACTCTCAGCAGCTGCCGGCGCGCTGACGCTGCTGGCCGGACTGACCTTCGCTGCCCCCGCGCAGGCAAATGCGAAGCACCACGACCACGACACCGCGAAACTCTCGGTGCTCCACGGCGTCCCGGGACTCACCGTGGACGTCTGGGTGGACGGAAAGCTGACGCTGGACAACTTCACGCCGGGAAGCCTGGCCGGTCCGCTGGACATCCGCGAGGGAGAGCACAAGATCGCCATCACGGGCGCGGATGCCACGAGCGCCGACAACCCCGTGATCGGACCCGTTGAAGTTGACCTGAAAGAAGGCCGGGACTACACAGCCGTTGCGCACCTGACGGCGGACGGAAAGCCCACGGCCACCCTCTTCAAGAACGACACCTCGGCAAGCCCCGATGGCAAGGGCAAACTGACGGTCCGGCACGTAGCCGCAGCCCCCGCCGTCGACGTCCTTGCCGGTGGGAAAGCCGTGATCAGGGGCCTCGAGAACCCGCACGAGAAGAAGCTCACACTCAAGGCGGGCACCATCTCAGCCTCGGTGGCGGCGGCGGGCAGCACAGAGGCCCTGATTGGCCCCGCGGACGTGAAGGTCAGCAAGGGCAAGAACACGATCGTCTATGCGTGGGGCAGCCTGTCCGACAACAATCTTGGCGTTGCCGTGCAGGTGGTGAAGTCGTCAAGGCACGACGACTAA
- a CDS encoding glycoside hydrolase family 16 protein — MFKKIAITVTLGALSLTGCSAASTTGPTGPSTAASPTSSSRAAAPASTPATSSAPAPAATTATAAPAAPPAAAPPGPNTAPTAPAAAPAAPASPAVPPAPAAPAGNGAQAAAAFGWGPVLAGDEFSYTGAPDATKWGVFNGTGHAGKGVRSPQAWSVANGVATVTGDAAGTTGGMSAKFGQQKYGRWETRMRTNARDPEYHPVLLLWPNNNTSPNCAEVDYAEGTSNTAAMKFFLHYACSGGDFQATAATPVDTTQWHNYAVEWTPAGITGYIDGVQTFTDKNPAHQPTVGMHQTMQLDWFPDGTATSPSQMQVDWVRVYQ; from the coding sequence TTGTTCAAGAAAATTGCCATCACCGTTACCCTCGGTGCCTTATCGCTGACCGGATGCAGTGCCGCGTCCACAACCGGTCCCACCGGGCCGAGCACGGCTGCCAGCCCGACGTCGTCCTCCCGGGCAGCCGCCCCGGCGTCGACGCCGGCCACGTCTTCCGCGCCCGCTCCCGCCGCGACCACCGCCACCGCAGCGCCGGCCGCTCCGCCCGCAGCCGCACCTCCCGGCCCCAACACTGCCCCCACGGCGCCGGCGGCAGCACCCGCGGCGCCGGCGTCACCCGCGGTCCCCCCGGCCCCGGCGGCACCCGCGGGCAACGGAGCCCAGGCCGCCGCCGCCTTCGGGTGGGGTCCAGTACTGGCCGGCGACGAGTTCTCCTACACCGGTGCTCCGGACGCCACGAAGTGGGGCGTCTTCAACGGCACCGGCCATGCAGGCAAGGGCGTCCGCAGCCCCCAGGCCTGGTCGGTGGCCAACGGTGTCGCCACGGTCACCGGAGATGCGGCAGGAACCACCGGCGGGATGTCGGCAAAGTTCGGCCAGCAAAAGTACGGCCGCTGGGAAACCCGTATGAGGACCAACGCCCGTGACCCCGAATACCACCCGGTGCTGCTGCTGTGGCCGAACAACAACACTTCGCCCAACTGTGCCGAGGTGGATTACGCCGAAGGCACCTCAAACACGGCTGCCATGAAGTTCTTCCTGCACTACGCCTGCAGCGGCGGGGACTTCCAGGCGACGGCGGCCACGCCAGTCGACACGACGCAGTGGCACAACTACGCGGTGGAGTGGACTCCGGCCGGCATCACCGGCTACATCGACGGCGTGCAAACGTTCACCGACAAGAACCCGGCGCACCAGCCCACGGTCGGAATGCACCAGACGATGCAGCTGGACTGGTTCCCCGACGGCACCGCCACCAGCCCGTCACAGATGCAGGTCGACTGGGTCCGCGTCTACCAGTAG